A single window of Hippocampus zosterae strain Florida chromosome 15, ASM2543408v3, whole genome shotgun sequence DNA harbors:
- the gad3 gene encoding glutamate decarboxylase 1 isoform X4 produces the protein MDFLKPPDSVTGKATKMDKRPEDSLRENKHTPTDFGDIYCKDLLPTSGGEGMTREFLQEIVNILMNYICKSYQRNSKVLDFHHPHQLKEGLEGFSLDLPEKPDTLEQILVDCRDTLKYGVNTGHPRFFNQLFAGLDVMGVAGEWLTSIANTNMFTYEVSPVFTLMEEVLLKKMHSIVRWSDDEGDGIFSPGGTMSNLYSMLVARYYFYPEVKTRGMGALPHLALFTSEHSHYSVKKSAAVLGLGIDNVFIVKCDERGKMIPEELEASILAAEEKNMVPFYVNATAGTTLYGAFDPLHAIADICQRHTLWMHVDASWGGGLLLSDRHRMKLQGIERAWSVTWNPHKMMGVPLQCSVILIKKKGLLQKCNELGAPYLFQKDKCYDVSYDTGDKSIQCGRHVDVFKLWLMWKAKGTEGFGAQVNKCLGNAKYLYDLLQRRKDFELVVKNKPEHSNVCFWYIPPSLRGMPPGTDRDKKLHQVAPQIKGRLMEKGSVLIGYQPTRTKVNFFRCVFVNPATQPEDIDFLLEEIALLGHDL, from the exons ATGGATTTCTTAAAGCCGCCAG ACAGCGTCACGGGCAAAGCGACCAAAATGGACAAGCGCCCCGAGGACTCACTCCGAGAAAATAAACACACTCCGACCGATTTCGGCGACATATACTGCAAAG ACCTTCTGCCAACCTCAGGAGGAGAAGGAATGACGAGGGAATTTCTGCAGGAGATCGTCAACATATTGATGAATTACATCTGCAAGTCCTATCAGAGAAATTCCAAG GTTTTGGATTTTCACCACCCTCACCAACTCAAAGAGGGACTGGAAGGCTTTAGTCTGGACCTGCCTGAAAAACCAGACACCCTTGAGCAAATATTAGTGGATTGTCGAGACACGCTGAAATACGGGGTCAATACAG GCCATCCTCGCTTCTTCAATCAACTGTTTGCCGGGCTGGATGTGATGGGTGTTGCTGGCGAATGGCTGACATCGATCGCCAACACCAACAT GTTTACATATGAGGTGTCTCCCGTCTTCACCCTGATGGAGGAAGTTCTACTCAAGAAGATGCATAGCATTGTAAGATGGTCTGATGACGAAGGAGATGGGATCTTCTCACCAG GAGGCACAATGTCCAACCTTTACAGTATGCTGGTGGCAAGATATTACTTCTACCCAGAAGTGAAGACAAGAGGAATGGGAGCTCTGCCTCACTTGGCCCTCTTCACTTCTGAACAT AGTCACTATTCAGTCAAGAAGTCTGCCGCCGTGCTTGGACTGGGCATCGACAACGTCTTCATCGTGAAATGTGATGAAAG AGGGAAAATGATTCCAGAAGAGCTCGAGGCTTCCATTCTTGCGGCTGAAGAAAAG AACATGGTTCCATTCTATGTGAATGCAACAGCAGGCACGACCTTGTATGGAGCTTTTGATCCTCTCCACGCCATTGCGGACATCTGTCAGAGACACACTCTATGGATGCATGTGGAC GCGTCATGGGGCGGAGGTTTACTTTTGTCCGACCGACACAGGATGAAGCTCCAGGGCATTGAAAG agcgTGGTCAGTAACGTGGAACCCTCACAAGATGATGGGTGTTCCCCTGCAGTGCTCAGTGATACTGATCAAGAAGAAA GGCCTCTTGCAAAAATGCAACGAATTGGGCGCGCCGTACCTTTTCCAGAAAGACAAATGCTATGATGTGAGCTACGATACCGGAGACAAGAGCATCCAGTGTGGCAGACACGTGGATGTCTTCAAACTCTGGCTCATGTGGAAGGCAAAG GGCACCGAGGGCTTCGGAGCTCAGGTCAACAAGTGCTTGGGAAACGCCAAGTATTTATATGATCTGCTGCAGAGGAGGAAAGACTTTGAACTCGTCGTCAAAAACAAA CCAGAGCACAGCAACGTGTGTTTCTGGTACATTCCTCCAAGTCTGAGAGGCATGCCACCGGGTACCGACCGAGACAAGAAACTCCATCAG GTCGCCCCTCAGATCAAAGGACGGCTGATGGAAAAGGGATCCGTTCTGATCGGTTATCAGCCGACGAGGACCAAGGTCAACTTCTTCCGATGCGTGTTTGTCAACCCAGCGACGCAGCCCGAGGACATCGATTTCCTGCTGGAGGAGATCGCCCTCCTGGGGCACGACTTATGA
- the gad3 gene encoding glutamate decarboxylase 1 isoform X1 — protein sequence MDFLKPPDSVTGKATKMDKRPEDSLRENKHTPTDFGDIYCKDLLPTSGGEGMTREFLQEIVNILMNYICKSYQRNSKVLDFHHPHQLKEGLEGFSLDLPEKPDTLEQILVDCRDTLKYGVNTGHPRFFNQLFAGLDVMGVAGEWLTSIANTNMFTYEVSPVFTLMEEVLLKKMHSIVRWSDDEGDGIFSPGGTMSNLYSMLVARYYFYPEVKTRGMGALPHLALFTSEHSHYSVKKSAAVLGLGIDNVFIVKCDERGKMIPEELEASILAAEEKNMVPFYVNATAGTTLYGAFDPLHAIADICQRHTLWMHVDASWGGGLLLSDRHRMKLQGIERAWSVTWNPHKMMGVPLQCSVILIKKKGLLQKCNELGAPYLFQKDKCYDVSYDTGDKSIQCGRHVDVFKLWLMWKAKGTEGFGAQVNKCLGNAKYLYDLLQRRKDFELVVKNKPEHSNVCFWYIPPSLRGMPPGTDRDKKLHQVCPDQGRPSDQRTADGKGIRSDRLSADEDQGQLLPMRVCQPSDAARGHRFPAGGDRPPGARLMMERSVWLLFGWQVLQSAPRCCRVRVQLTVAIAPPNYAPAPAADTGARRQDCGPTGRLGKRKMPFRAVAYGELAFFNHCKYCAHRVRLR from the exons ATGGATTTCTTAAAGCCGCCAG ACAGCGTCACGGGCAAAGCGACCAAAATGGACAAGCGCCCCGAGGACTCACTCCGAGAAAATAAACACACTCCGACCGATTTCGGCGACATATACTGCAAAG ACCTTCTGCCAACCTCAGGAGGAGAAGGAATGACGAGGGAATTTCTGCAGGAGATCGTCAACATATTGATGAATTACATCTGCAAGTCCTATCAGAGAAATTCCAAG GTTTTGGATTTTCACCACCCTCACCAACTCAAAGAGGGACTGGAAGGCTTTAGTCTGGACCTGCCTGAAAAACCAGACACCCTTGAGCAAATATTAGTGGATTGTCGAGACACGCTGAAATACGGGGTCAATACAG GCCATCCTCGCTTCTTCAATCAACTGTTTGCCGGGCTGGATGTGATGGGTGTTGCTGGCGAATGGCTGACATCGATCGCCAACACCAACAT GTTTACATATGAGGTGTCTCCCGTCTTCACCCTGATGGAGGAAGTTCTACTCAAGAAGATGCATAGCATTGTAAGATGGTCTGATGACGAAGGAGATGGGATCTTCTCACCAG GAGGCACAATGTCCAACCTTTACAGTATGCTGGTGGCAAGATATTACTTCTACCCAGAAGTGAAGACAAGAGGAATGGGAGCTCTGCCTCACTTGGCCCTCTTCACTTCTGAACAT AGTCACTATTCAGTCAAGAAGTCTGCCGCCGTGCTTGGACTGGGCATCGACAACGTCTTCATCGTGAAATGTGATGAAAG AGGGAAAATGATTCCAGAAGAGCTCGAGGCTTCCATTCTTGCGGCTGAAGAAAAG AACATGGTTCCATTCTATGTGAATGCAACAGCAGGCACGACCTTGTATGGAGCTTTTGATCCTCTCCACGCCATTGCGGACATCTGTCAGAGACACACTCTATGGATGCATGTGGAC GCGTCATGGGGCGGAGGTTTACTTTTGTCCGACCGACACAGGATGAAGCTCCAGGGCATTGAAAG agcgTGGTCAGTAACGTGGAACCCTCACAAGATGATGGGTGTTCCCCTGCAGTGCTCAGTGATACTGATCAAGAAGAAA GGCCTCTTGCAAAAATGCAACGAATTGGGCGCGCCGTACCTTTTCCAGAAAGACAAATGCTATGATGTGAGCTACGATACCGGAGACAAGAGCATCCAGTGTGGCAGACACGTGGATGTCTTCAAACTCTGGCTCATGTGGAAGGCAAAG GGCACCGAGGGCTTCGGAGCTCAGGTCAACAAGTGCTTGGGAAACGCCAAGTATTTATATGATCTGCTGCAGAGGAGGAAAGACTTTGAACTCGTCGTCAAAAACAAA CCAGAGCACAGCAACGTGTGTTTCTGGTACATTCCTCCAAGTCTGAGAGGCATGCCACCGGGTACCGACCGAGACAAGAAACTCCATCAGGTCTGTCCAGATCAAG GTCGCCCCTCAGATCAAAGGACGGCTGATGGAAAAGGGATCCGTTCTGATCGGTTATCAGCCGACGAGGACCAAGGTCAACTTCTTCCGATGCGTGTTTGTCAACCCAGCGACGCAGCCCGAGGACATCGATTTCCTGCTGGAGGAGATCGCCCTCCTGGGGCACGACTTATGATGGAGCGGTCGGTCTGGCTTTTGTTTGGATGGCAAGTGCTACAGTCTGCACCGCGTTGCTGCCGAGTCCGAGTACAGCTTACGGTTGCGATCGCGCCTCCAAACTACGCACCTGCCCCCGCTGCGGACACTGGAGCTCGCCGGCAAGATTGTGGCCCGACGGGACGACTGGGAAAACGGAAAATGCCGTTTCGTGCGGTGGCCTACGGCGAGCTTGCATTCTTCAACCACTGCAAATACTGCGCGCATAGAGTTCGGCTTCGGTAG
- the gad3 gene encoding glutamate decarboxylase 1 isoform X3: MDFLKPPDLLPTSGGEGMTREFLQEIVNILMNYICKSYQRNSKVLDFHHPHQLKEGLEGFSLDLPEKPDTLEQILVDCRDTLKYGVNTGHPRFFNQLFAGLDVMGVAGEWLTSIANTNMFTYEVSPVFTLMEEVLLKKMHSIVRWSDDEGDGIFSPGGTMSNLYSMLVARYYFYPEVKTRGMGALPHLALFTSEHSHYSVKKSAAVLGLGIDNVFIVKCDERGKMIPEELEASILAAEEKNMVPFYVNATAGTTLYGAFDPLHAIADICQRHTLWMHVDASWGGGLLLSDRHRMKLQGIERAWSVTWNPHKMMGVPLQCSVILIKKKGLLQKCNELGAPYLFQKDKCYDVSYDTGDKSIQCGRHVDVFKLWLMWKAKGTEGFGAQVNKCLGNAKYLYDLLQRRKDFELVVKNKPEHSNVCFWYIPPSLRGMPPGTDRDKKLHQVCPDQGRPSDQRTADGKGIRSDRLSADEDQGQLLPMRVCQPSDAARGHRFPAGGDRPPGARLMMERSVWLLFGWQVLQSAPRCCRVRVQLTVAIAPPNYAPAPAADTGARRQDCGPTGRLGKRKMPFRAVAYGELAFFNHCKYCAHRVRLR; the protein is encoded by the exons ATGGATTTCTTAAAGCCGCCAG ACCTTCTGCCAACCTCAGGAGGAGAAGGAATGACGAGGGAATTTCTGCAGGAGATCGTCAACATATTGATGAATTACATCTGCAAGTCCTATCAGAGAAATTCCAAG GTTTTGGATTTTCACCACCCTCACCAACTCAAAGAGGGACTGGAAGGCTTTAGTCTGGACCTGCCTGAAAAACCAGACACCCTTGAGCAAATATTAGTGGATTGTCGAGACACGCTGAAATACGGGGTCAATACAG GCCATCCTCGCTTCTTCAATCAACTGTTTGCCGGGCTGGATGTGATGGGTGTTGCTGGCGAATGGCTGACATCGATCGCCAACACCAACAT GTTTACATATGAGGTGTCTCCCGTCTTCACCCTGATGGAGGAAGTTCTACTCAAGAAGATGCATAGCATTGTAAGATGGTCTGATGACGAAGGAGATGGGATCTTCTCACCAG GAGGCACAATGTCCAACCTTTACAGTATGCTGGTGGCAAGATATTACTTCTACCCAGAAGTGAAGACAAGAGGAATGGGAGCTCTGCCTCACTTGGCCCTCTTCACTTCTGAACAT AGTCACTATTCAGTCAAGAAGTCTGCCGCCGTGCTTGGACTGGGCATCGACAACGTCTTCATCGTGAAATGTGATGAAAG AGGGAAAATGATTCCAGAAGAGCTCGAGGCTTCCATTCTTGCGGCTGAAGAAAAG AACATGGTTCCATTCTATGTGAATGCAACAGCAGGCACGACCTTGTATGGAGCTTTTGATCCTCTCCACGCCATTGCGGACATCTGTCAGAGACACACTCTATGGATGCATGTGGAC GCGTCATGGGGCGGAGGTTTACTTTTGTCCGACCGACACAGGATGAAGCTCCAGGGCATTGAAAG agcgTGGTCAGTAACGTGGAACCCTCACAAGATGATGGGTGTTCCCCTGCAGTGCTCAGTGATACTGATCAAGAAGAAA GGCCTCTTGCAAAAATGCAACGAATTGGGCGCGCCGTACCTTTTCCAGAAAGACAAATGCTATGATGTGAGCTACGATACCGGAGACAAGAGCATCCAGTGTGGCAGACACGTGGATGTCTTCAAACTCTGGCTCATGTGGAAGGCAAAG GGCACCGAGGGCTTCGGAGCTCAGGTCAACAAGTGCTTGGGAAACGCCAAGTATTTATATGATCTGCTGCAGAGGAGGAAAGACTTTGAACTCGTCGTCAAAAACAAA CCAGAGCACAGCAACGTGTGTTTCTGGTACATTCCTCCAAGTCTGAGAGGCATGCCACCGGGTACCGACCGAGACAAGAAACTCCATCAGGTCTGTCCAGATCAAG GTCGCCCCTCAGATCAAAGGACGGCTGATGGAAAAGGGATCCGTTCTGATCGGTTATCAGCCGACGAGGACCAAGGTCAACTTCTTCCGATGCGTGTTTGTCAACCCAGCGACGCAGCCCGAGGACATCGATTTCCTGCTGGAGGAGATCGCCCTCCTGGGGCACGACTTATGATGGAGCGGTCGGTCTGGCTTTTGTTTGGATGGCAAGTGCTACAGTCTGCACCGCGTTGCTGCCGAGTCCGAGTACAGCTTACGGTTGCGATCGCGCCTCCAAACTACGCACCTGCCCCCGCTGCGGACACTGGAGCTCGCCGGCAAGATTGTGGCCCGACGGGACGACTGGGAAAACGGAAAATGCCGTTTCGTGCGGTGGCCTACGGCGAGCTTGCATTCTTCAACCACTGCAAATACTGCGCGCATAGAGTTCGGCTTCGGTAG
- the gad3 gene encoding glutamate decarboxylase 1 isoform X5 produces MDFLKPPDSVTGKATKMDKRPEDSLRENKHTPTDFGDIYCKDLLPTSGGEGMTREFLQEIVNILMNYICKSYQRNSKVLDFHHPHQLKEGLEGFSLDLPEKPDTLEQILVDCRDTLKYGVNTGHPRFFNQLFAGLDVMGVAGEWLTSIANTNMFTYEVSPVFTLMEEVLLKKMHSIVRWSDDEGDGIFSPGGTMSNLYSMLVARYYFYPEVKTRGMGALPHLALFTSEHSHYSVKKSAAVLGLGIDNVFIVKCDERGKMIPEELEASILAAEEKNMVPFYVNATAGTTLYGAFDPLHAIADICQRHTLWMHVDASWGGGLLLSDRHRMKLQGIERAWSVTWNPHKMMGVPLQCSVILIKKKGLLQKCNELGAPYLFQKDKCYDVSYDTGDKSIQCGRHVDVFKLWLMWKAKGTEGFGAQVNKCLGNAKYLYDLLQRRKDFELVVKNKVAPQIKGRLMEKGSVLIGYQPTRTKVNFFRCVFVNPATQPEDIDFLLEEIALLGHDL; encoded by the exons ATGGATTTCTTAAAGCCGCCAG ACAGCGTCACGGGCAAAGCGACCAAAATGGACAAGCGCCCCGAGGACTCACTCCGAGAAAATAAACACACTCCGACCGATTTCGGCGACATATACTGCAAAG ACCTTCTGCCAACCTCAGGAGGAGAAGGAATGACGAGGGAATTTCTGCAGGAGATCGTCAACATATTGATGAATTACATCTGCAAGTCCTATCAGAGAAATTCCAAG GTTTTGGATTTTCACCACCCTCACCAACTCAAAGAGGGACTGGAAGGCTTTAGTCTGGACCTGCCTGAAAAACCAGACACCCTTGAGCAAATATTAGTGGATTGTCGAGACACGCTGAAATACGGGGTCAATACAG GCCATCCTCGCTTCTTCAATCAACTGTTTGCCGGGCTGGATGTGATGGGTGTTGCTGGCGAATGGCTGACATCGATCGCCAACACCAACAT GTTTACATATGAGGTGTCTCCCGTCTTCACCCTGATGGAGGAAGTTCTACTCAAGAAGATGCATAGCATTGTAAGATGGTCTGATGACGAAGGAGATGGGATCTTCTCACCAG GAGGCACAATGTCCAACCTTTACAGTATGCTGGTGGCAAGATATTACTTCTACCCAGAAGTGAAGACAAGAGGAATGGGAGCTCTGCCTCACTTGGCCCTCTTCACTTCTGAACAT AGTCACTATTCAGTCAAGAAGTCTGCCGCCGTGCTTGGACTGGGCATCGACAACGTCTTCATCGTGAAATGTGATGAAAG AGGGAAAATGATTCCAGAAGAGCTCGAGGCTTCCATTCTTGCGGCTGAAGAAAAG AACATGGTTCCATTCTATGTGAATGCAACAGCAGGCACGACCTTGTATGGAGCTTTTGATCCTCTCCACGCCATTGCGGACATCTGTCAGAGACACACTCTATGGATGCATGTGGAC GCGTCATGGGGCGGAGGTTTACTTTTGTCCGACCGACACAGGATGAAGCTCCAGGGCATTGAAAG agcgTGGTCAGTAACGTGGAACCCTCACAAGATGATGGGTGTTCCCCTGCAGTGCTCAGTGATACTGATCAAGAAGAAA GGCCTCTTGCAAAAATGCAACGAATTGGGCGCGCCGTACCTTTTCCAGAAAGACAAATGCTATGATGTGAGCTACGATACCGGAGACAAGAGCATCCAGTGTGGCAGACACGTGGATGTCTTCAAACTCTGGCTCATGTGGAAGGCAAAG GGCACCGAGGGCTTCGGAGCTCAGGTCAACAAGTGCTTGGGAAACGCCAAGTATTTATATGATCTGCTGCAGAGGAGGAAAGACTTTGAACTCGTCGTCAAAAACAAA GTCGCCCCTCAGATCAAAGGACGGCTGATGGAAAAGGGATCCGTTCTGATCGGTTATCAGCCGACGAGGACCAAGGTCAACTTCTTCCGATGCGTGTTTGTCAACCCAGCGACGCAGCCCGAGGACATCGATTTCCTGCTGGAGGAGATCGCCCTCCTGGGGCACGACTTATGA
- the gad3 gene encoding glutamate decarboxylase 1 isoform X6 encodes MDFLKPPDSVTGKATKMDKRPEDSLRENKHTPTDFGDIYCKDLLPTSGGEGMTREFLQEIVNILMNYICKSYQRNSKVLDFHHPHQLKEGLEGFSLDLPEKPDTLEQILVDCRDTLKYGVNTGHPRFFNQLFAGLDVMGVAGEWLTSIANTNMFTYEVSPVFTLMEEVLLKKMHSIVRWSDDEGDGIFSPGGTMSNLYSMLVARYYFYPEVKTRGMGALPHLALFTSEHSHYSVKKSAAVLGLGIDNVFIVKCDERGKMIPEELEASILAAEEKNMVPFYVNATAGTTLYGAFDPLHAIADICQRHTLWMHVDASWGGGLLLSDRHRMKLQGIERAWSVTWNPHKMMGVPLQCSVILIKKKGLLQKCNELGAPYLFQKDKCYDVSYDTGDKSIQCGRHVDVFKLWLMWKAKGTEGFGAQVNKCLGNAKYLYDLLQRRKDFELVVKNKSTATCVSGTFLQV; translated from the exons ATGGATTTCTTAAAGCCGCCAG ACAGCGTCACGGGCAAAGCGACCAAAATGGACAAGCGCCCCGAGGACTCACTCCGAGAAAATAAACACACTCCGACCGATTTCGGCGACATATACTGCAAAG ACCTTCTGCCAACCTCAGGAGGAGAAGGAATGACGAGGGAATTTCTGCAGGAGATCGTCAACATATTGATGAATTACATCTGCAAGTCCTATCAGAGAAATTCCAAG GTTTTGGATTTTCACCACCCTCACCAACTCAAAGAGGGACTGGAAGGCTTTAGTCTGGACCTGCCTGAAAAACCAGACACCCTTGAGCAAATATTAGTGGATTGTCGAGACACGCTGAAATACGGGGTCAATACAG GCCATCCTCGCTTCTTCAATCAACTGTTTGCCGGGCTGGATGTGATGGGTGTTGCTGGCGAATGGCTGACATCGATCGCCAACACCAACAT GTTTACATATGAGGTGTCTCCCGTCTTCACCCTGATGGAGGAAGTTCTACTCAAGAAGATGCATAGCATTGTAAGATGGTCTGATGACGAAGGAGATGGGATCTTCTCACCAG GAGGCACAATGTCCAACCTTTACAGTATGCTGGTGGCAAGATATTACTTCTACCCAGAAGTGAAGACAAGAGGAATGGGAGCTCTGCCTCACTTGGCCCTCTTCACTTCTGAACAT AGTCACTATTCAGTCAAGAAGTCTGCCGCCGTGCTTGGACTGGGCATCGACAACGTCTTCATCGTGAAATGTGATGAAAG AGGGAAAATGATTCCAGAAGAGCTCGAGGCTTCCATTCTTGCGGCTGAAGAAAAG AACATGGTTCCATTCTATGTGAATGCAACAGCAGGCACGACCTTGTATGGAGCTTTTGATCCTCTCCACGCCATTGCGGACATCTGTCAGAGACACACTCTATGGATGCATGTGGAC GCGTCATGGGGCGGAGGTTTACTTTTGTCCGACCGACACAGGATGAAGCTCCAGGGCATTGAAAG agcgTGGTCAGTAACGTGGAACCCTCACAAGATGATGGGTGTTCCCCTGCAGTGCTCAGTGATACTGATCAAGAAGAAA GGCCTCTTGCAAAAATGCAACGAATTGGGCGCGCCGTACCTTTTCCAGAAAGACAAATGCTATGATGTGAGCTACGATACCGGAGACAAGAGCATCCAGTGTGGCAGACACGTGGATGTCTTCAAACTCTGGCTCATGTGGAAGGCAAAG GGCACCGAGGGCTTCGGAGCTCAGGTCAACAAGTGCTTGGGAAACGCCAAGTATTTATATGATCTGCTGCAGAGGAGGAAAGACTTTGAACTCGTCGTCAAAAACAAA AGCACAGCAACGTGTGTTTCTGGTACATTCCTCCAAGTCTGA
- the gad3 gene encoding glutamate decarboxylase 1 isoform X2, whose amino-acid sequence MDKRPEDSLRENKHTPTDFGDIYCKDLLPTSGGEGMTREFLQEIVNILMNYICKSYQRNSKVLDFHHPHQLKEGLEGFSLDLPEKPDTLEQILVDCRDTLKYGVNTGHPRFFNQLFAGLDVMGVAGEWLTSIANTNMFTYEVSPVFTLMEEVLLKKMHSIVRWSDDEGDGIFSPGGTMSNLYSMLVARYYFYPEVKTRGMGALPHLALFTSEHSHYSVKKSAAVLGLGIDNVFIVKCDERGKMIPEELEASILAAEEKNMVPFYVNATAGTTLYGAFDPLHAIADICQRHTLWMHVDASWGGGLLLSDRHRMKLQGIERAWSVTWNPHKMMGVPLQCSVILIKKKGLLQKCNELGAPYLFQKDKCYDVSYDTGDKSIQCGRHVDVFKLWLMWKAKGTEGFGAQVNKCLGNAKYLYDLLQRRKDFELVVKNKPEHSNVCFWYIPPSLRGMPPGTDRDKKLHQVCPDQGRPSDQRTADGKGIRSDRLSADEDQGQLLPMRVCQPSDAARGHRFPAGGDRPPGARLMMERSVWLLFGWQVLQSAPRCCRVRVQLTVAIAPPNYAPAPAADTGARRQDCGPTGRLGKRKMPFRAVAYGELAFFNHCKYCAHRVRLR is encoded by the exons ATGGACAAGCGCCCCGAGGACTCACTCCGAGAAAATAAACACACTCCGACCGATTTCGGCGACATATACTGCAAAG ACCTTCTGCCAACCTCAGGAGGAGAAGGAATGACGAGGGAATTTCTGCAGGAGATCGTCAACATATTGATGAATTACATCTGCAAGTCCTATCAGAGAAATTCCAAG GTTTTGGATTTTCACCACCCTCACCAACTCAAAGAGGGACTGGAAGGCTTTAGTCTGGACCTGCCTGAAAAACCAGACACCCTTGAGCAAATATTAGTGGATTGTCGAGACACGCTGAAATACGGGGTCAATACAG GCCATCCTCGCTTCTTCAATCAACTGTTTGCCGGGCTGGATGTGATGGGTGTTGCTGGCGAATGGCTGACATCGATCGCCAACACCAACAT GTTTACATATGAGGTGTCTCCCGTCTTCACCCTGATGGAGGAAGTTCTACTCAAGAAGATGCATAGCATTGTAAGATGGTCTGATGACGAAGGAGATGGGATCTTCTCACCAG GAGGCACAATGTCCAACCTTTACAGTATGCTGGTGGCAAGATATTACTTCTACCCAGAAGTGAAGACAAGAGGAATGGGAGCTCTGCCTCACTTGGCCCTCTTCACTTCTGAACAT AGTCACTATTCAGTCAAGAAGTCTGCCGCCGTGCTTGGACTGGGCATCGACAACGTCTTCATCGTGAAATGTGATGAAAG AGGGAAAATGATTCCAGAAGAGCTCGAGGCTTCCATTCTTGCGGCTGAAGAAAAG AACATGGTTCCATTCTATGTGAATGCAACAGCAGGCACGACCTTGTATGGAGCTTTTGATCCTCTCCACGCCATTGCGGACATCTGTCAGAGACACACTCTATGGATGCATGTGGAC GCGTCATGGGGCGGAGGTTTACTTTTGTCCGACCGACACAGGATGAAGCTCCAGGGCATTGAAAG agcgTGGTCAGTAACGTGGAACCCTCACAAGATGATGGGTGTTCCCCTGCAGTGCTCAGTGATACTGATCAAGAAGAAA GGCCTCTTGCAAAAATGCAACGAATTGGGCGCGCCGTACCTTTTCCAGAAAGACAAATGCTATGATGTGAGCTACGATACCGGAGACAAGAGCATCCAGTGTGGCAGACACGTGGATGTCTTCAAACTCTGGCTCATGTGGAAGGCAAAG GGCACCGAGGGCTTCGGAGCTCAGGTCAACAAGTGCTTGGGAAACGCCAAGTATTTATATGATCTGCTGCAGAGGAGGAAAGACTTTGAACTCGTCGTCAAAAACAAA CCAGAGCACAGCAACGTGTGTTTCTGGTACATTCCTCCAAGTCTGAGAGGCATGCCACCGGGTACCGACCGAGACAAGAAACTCCATCAGGTCTGTCCAGATCAAG GTCGCCCCTCAGATCAAAGGACGGCTGATGGAAAAGGGATCCGTTCTGATCGGTTATCAGCCGACGAGGACCAAGGTCAACTTCTTCCGATGCGTGTTTGTCAACCCAGCGACGCAGCCCGAGGACATCGATTTCCTGCTGGAGGAGATCGCCCTCCTGGGGCACGACTTATGATGGAGCGGTCGGTCTGGCTTTTGTTTGGATGGCAAGTGCTACAGTCTGCACCGCGTTGCTGCCGAGTCCGAGTACAGCTTACGGTTGCGATCGCGCCTCCAAACTACGCACCTGCCCCCGCTGCGGACACTGGAGCTCGCCGGCAAGATTGTGGCCCGACGGGACGACTGGGAAAACGGAAAATGCCGTTTCGTGCGGTGGCCTACGGCGAGCTTGCATTCTTCAACCACTGCAAATACTGCGCGCATAGAGTTCGGCTTCGGTAG